A part of Miscanthus floridulus cultivar M001 chromosome 6, ASM1932011v1, whole genome shotgun sequence genomic DNA contains:
- the LOC136458327 gene encoding uncharacterized protein, with product MGKKIRSADGTSTLARSMNQAVSLREETSGRTHVDDASLLRVKHLQRLAAWAGAEAGVGPIGALLGRRLAASAEAAGVPLNAATFLCQRCETILKPGFNCTVRIRNKRNKAKRRKKSNCCQNSVSYACHFCGDQNLILGSGKGVVKSLLPSREHATMNSSHRIMRGNNNNTWTHDKKEVLELSQAAILQVELSSLLRWSTSESDEHGERLKCNLDEQMHETDPISSEKVQICEATSQAELPVGSSFITPQKKKPLTVPKDSAGLLKTGSSVISGSVTDTLSGSSRSASNDSRNNVKYAAKGSSQVSGSSRKQARKGWTTLKQIAEKDELERKEKMGNFVIPFFMQ from the exons ATGGGAAAGAAGATTCGCAGCGCCGATGGCACCTCGACGCTGGCCAGGTCCATGAACCAGGCCGTGTCGCTCCGCGAGGAGACCTCCGGGAGGACGCACGTAGACGATGCCTCCCTGCTGAGGGTCAAGCACTTGCAGAGGCTAGCGGCGTGGGCGGGCGCGGAGGCCGGGGTGGGCCCGATCGGCGCGCTGCTGGGGCGCCGCCTCGCCGCGAGCGCCGAGGCCGCCGGAGTACCCCTCAACGCCGCCACTTTCCTTTGCCAGAG GTGTGAGACAATCTTAAAGCCAGGCTTCAACTGCACTGTCCGCATAAGGAACAAGAGAAATAAAGCAAAACGTCGGAAGAAATCAAACTGTTGTCAGAACAGTGTTTCCTATGCATGCCATTTCTGTGGAGATCAGAACCTAATATTGGGTAGTGGGAAGGGTGTTGTTAAGAGCCTGTTACCATCAAGAGAGCATGCTACTATGAACTCATCCCATAGAATTATGAGAGGAAACAATAACAACACATGGACACATGATAAGAAAGAAGTGCTTGAGCTTTCTCAAGCAGCAATTTTGCAAGTGGAATTGTCATCTCTGTTGAGATGGTCAACTTCTGAAAGTGATGAGCATGGCGAAAGGTTAAAATGTAATCTTGATGAACAGATGCATGAAACTGACCCTATTTCTTCTGAGAAGGTTCAAATATGTGAAGCTACTTCGCAAGCAGAACTTCCAGTTGGTTCATCATTTATCACACCTCAGAAAAAGAAACCGCTGACTGTCCCTAAAGATTCAGCAGGACTACTCAAGACAGGAAGTAGCGTGATTTCTGGCTCAGTCACCGACACCCTTTCAGGCTCTAGCAGGTCTGCCTCAAATGACTCTAGAAATAATGTGAAATATGCAGCAAAGGGTTCTTCACAGGTTTCTGGCAGCTCAAGGAAGCAGGCAAGAAAGGGGTGGACGACACTGAAACAGATAGCTGAGAAGGATGAGCTCGAAAGGAAGGAGAAAATGGGTAATTTTGTAATCCCGTTCTTCATGCAGTAA
- the LOC136456080 gene encoding uncharacterized protein, producing the protein MATDSSTAPFQKIQIQREDTTFDAYVVGKENAPGIVVLQEWWGVDYEIKNHAIHISQLGGGYRALIPDGKVALDVAEAQHLMEGLDWQGAVKDIQASVKWLKSNGSPKVGVTGYCMGGALSIASGVLVPEVDAVVAFYGTPSSELADPSKAKAPIQAHFGEHDSFVGFSDVTAAKSLEEKLKSSGIPYEVHIYPGCSHAFMNTSPEALKRKKGMGLTDENQEAVDLAWSRFSSWMGRFLGSA; encoded by the exons atggccaccgacTCCTCGACCGCCCCGTTCCAGAAGATCCAGATCCAGCGCGAGGACACC ACTTTTGATGCCTATGTTGTTGGCAAAGAAAATGCTCCTGGAATTGTGGTTTTGCAAGAATGGTGGGGAGTTGACTATGAGATAAAGAACCATGCGATCCACATTTCCCAACTTGGTGGAGGATACAGAGCACTCATTCCAGA TGGAAAAGTTGCTCTTGATGTTGCTGAGGCACAGCATCTGATGGAGGGTCTCGACTGGCAGGGTGCAGTCAAGGATATTCAGGCTTCAGTTAAATGGCTGAAGTCAAATGGATCACCCAAG GTTGGTGTTACTGGCTATTGCATGGGAGGTGCTTTATCAATTGCAAGTGGAGTTTTAGTCCCAGAGGTTGATGCTGTTGTTGCTTTCTATGGGACACCATCTTCTGAGCTTGCTGATCCTTCTAAGGCTAAGGCTCCTATACAGGCTCATTTCGGGGAGCATGACAGTTTTGTTGGTTTTTCAGATGTCACT GCAGCCAAGTCCCTGGAGGAGAAGCTCAAATCTTCAGGGATACCATATGAAGTTCACATATACCCTGGATGTTCACATGCCTTCATGAACACTTCGCCTGAGGCCCTAAAGAGGAAGAAGGGGATGGGTCTGACTGATGAGAACCAGGAAGCCGTCGACCTGGCCTGGTCTCGCTTCTCTTCTTGGATGGGCCGTTTCCTCGGATCTGCTTGA